In the Brassica napus cultivar Da-Ae chromosome A7, Da-Ae, whole genome shotgun sequence genome, one interval contains:
- the LOC125576332 gene encoding MLP-like protein 43: protein MEEKVETPVTVAPTMTVETTSAEEAETKVAVACPPKKVEATNKQAEEEVKTTETSSLLGMVEAYVEIKASAEKFHHMFTAKPHHVSKVSPGNIQNCELHEGDWGKPGSIIFWNYFHDGEAKVAKERIEEVDPEKNLIAFRVIEGDLMKEYKSFLATIQVTPKHGGTGSIVHWHFEYEKISEEVAHPETLLQLWVEMSKEIDEHLLSEE from the exons ATGGAGGAAAAGGTGGAGACGCCGGTGACCGTGGCACCAACTATGACGGTGGAGACTACAAGCGCCGAAGAAGCGGAGACCAAGGTGGCGGTGGCATGTCCTCCTAAAAAGGTTGAGGCCACAAATAAACAGGCAGAAGAGGAGGTGAAGACAACAGAGACGTCTAGCTTGTTGGGGATGGTTGAGGCATACGTGGAGATCAAAGCTTCCGCTGAGAAGTTTCATCACATGTTCACCGCGAAACCGCACCATGTTTCCAAAGTATCTCCAGGCAACATTCAGAACTGTGAATTGCACGAGGGAGATTGGGGCAAACCCGGCTCTATCATCTTCTGGAACTACTTTCATG ATGGAGAGGCAAAGGTGGCAAAGGAGAGGATCGAAGAGGTGGATCCGGAGAAGAACCTGATCGCGTTTAGGGTTATAGAAGGTGATCTGATGAAAGAGTACAAAAGCTTCTTGGCCACGATCCAGGTGACCCCTAAGCATGGTGGGACAGGGAGTATTGTGCACTGGCACTTTGAGTACGAGAAAATTAGCGAGGAGGTTGCTCATCCCGAGACTCTCCTCCAGTTATGGGTCGAAATGTCCAAAGAGATTGACGAACATCTCTTGTCCGAGGAATAA
- the LOC106405449 gene encoding MLP-like protein 43, with translation MAEEASSLVGIIETTVEVKSTPEKLHDMLVGKKHHIPSASPSLVHGCELHEGEIGQVGSIVTWNYFHDGEARVMKERIESIDPENNRATYRVLEGDLMNEYKSFVVTFQVTPKEGEPGSVLHWHFEYEKINEEVAHPETLLQFAVEVSKEIDAHLMSEE, from the exons ATGGCAGAAGAAGCATCAAGTTTGGTCGGGATCATTGAGACAACCGTAGAGGTAAAATCTACGCCGGAGAAGTTGCATGACATGCTTGTCGGGAAAAAGCACCATATCCCCAGTGCATCTCCATCCTTAGTTCATGGCTGTGAGCTGCATGAAGGCGAGATTGGCCAAGTTGGTTCTATCGTAACCTGGAATTACTTTCATG ATGGGGAGGCAAGAGTAATGAAAGAGAGGATCGAGTCAATAGACCCGGAGAACAATCGGGCCACGTACAGGGTGTTAGAGGGTGATTTAATGAACGAGTACAAGAGTTTCGTGGTCACCTTTCAAGTGACTCCTAAGGAAGGAGAACCTGGAAGCGTTTTACATTGGCACTTTGAGTACGAGAAAATTAATGAGGAGGTGGCTCACCCTGAGACTCTCCTCCAGTTTGCCGTCGAGGTCTCCAAAGAGATCGATGCACATCTCATGTCCGAAGAATAG